One genomic window of Bacilli bacterium PM5-9 includes the following:
- a CDS encoding putative FAD-dependent dehydrogenase (product_source=COG2509; cath_funfam=3.50.50.60; cog=COG2509; ko=KO:K07137; pfam=PF03486; superfamily=51905) produces the protein MLKKYDVVVIGAGPAGIFTCYELHKENKDLKVLLIDKGHNINDRQCPILQKKIEKCPERTVGNETIVGCNPACSITAGFGGAGAYSDGKFNVTSEFGGWMMDYLPNEKVEELIEYVDSINLEHGATTSITDPTTNQVKEIEKKGWAVGLKLLRAKVRHLGTEQNLEILKDINKYLSDKIDYSFKTKVEDIMVSDNKINGVILSDGTKIEADYVVMAPGRDGSKWMSKVLSNHGVEMFNNQVDIGVRVETSDIIMEEINENLYEGKFIFHTSVGTTVRTFCSNPSGHVVIENHSGTMLANGHAYKDPKLGSRNTNFALLVSHVFDHPFNQPNEFATQVSDLANKLSNGSIIVQKYGDILRGRRTTEKRLKEGYIIPTLKEAVPGDLGLVLPYNTMKSLIEMMHALDHVTPGIANEHTLFYGVEAKFYSSRPQVNEFFEGKINNLYFAGDGAGLTRGLAQAGANGVWVARSIIKKIKGDK, from the coding sequence ATGCTAAAAAAGTATGATGTAGTTGTGATAGGTGCAGGTCCAGCAGGTATATTCACCTGTTATGAGTTGCACAAAGAAAACAAGGACTTAAAAGTATTGTTGATTGATAAAGGACATAACATTAATGATCGACAATGTCCTATTCTTCAAAAGAAAATTGAAAAATGTCCTGAAAGAACAGTTGGAAATGAAACCATAGTAGGTTGTAATCCAGCATGTTCAATTACGGCAGGATTTGGTGGAGCAGGAGCATATAGTGATGGTAAGTTTAATGTTACTAGTGAATTTGGTGGCTGGATGATGGATTATTTACCAAATGAAAAAGTTGAAGAGCTAATCGAATATGTTGATTCAATTAACTTAGAACATGGAGCAACCACAAGTATTACTGATCCAACTACTAATCAAGTAAAAGAAATAGAAAAAAAAGGTTGGGCTGTTGGTCTAAAATTACTTAGAGCAAAAGTAAGACATTTAGGAACAGAACAAAACCTAGAAATTTTAAAAGATATTAATAAATATTTAAGTGATAAAATTGATTATTCATTTAAAACTAAAGTCGAAGATATTATGGTATCTGACAACAAAATCAATGGTGTTATTTTAAGTGATGGAACAAAAATTGAAGCAGATTATGTTGTAATGGCACCTGGTCGTGATGGTTCAAAATGGATGAGTAAAGTTTTAAGCAATCATGGTGTTGAGATGTTCAATAATCAAGTAGATATTGGTGTTAGGGTAGAAACTAGCGATATTATAATGGAAGAAATAAATGAAAACTTATATGAAGGTAAATTTATTTTCCATACTTCAGTTGGAACAACTGTTAGAACGTTTTGTTCTAATCCTAGCGGACATGTAGTTATTGAAAACCATAGTGGAACAATGCTTGCAAATGGTCATGCTTATAAAGATCCAAAACTAGGTTCAAGAAACACTAACTTTGCTTTATTAGTTTCTCATGTTTTTGATCATCCATTTAATCAACCTAATGAGTTTGCTACTCAAGTAAGTGATCTTGCTAATAAATTAAGTAATGGTAGTATTATCGTTCAAAAATATGGTGATATTTTAAGGGGACGTCGTACTACTGAAAAAAGGTTAAAAGAAGGGTATATTATTCCAACTCTTAAAGAAGCAGTGCCAGGAGATTTAGGATTAGTTTTACCATATAATACAATGAAATCATTAATAGAAATGATGCATGCTTTAGATCATGTAACACCAGGAATTGCTAATGAACATACATTGTTTTATGGAGTTGAAGCTAAGTTTTATTCATCAAGACCACAAGTTAATGAGTTTTTTGAAGGTAAGATAAATAATTTATATTTTGCTGGTGATGGTGCAGGTTTAACACGAGGATTAGCTCAAGCAGGTGCAAATGGAGTTTGGGTTGCTCGATCAATTATAAAAAAAATAAAAGGAGATAAATAA
- a CDS encoding hypothetical protein (product_source=Hypo-rule applied; cleavage_site_network=SignalP-noTM; superfamily=46689), which yields MKKKILTILLALTFSFSILTTTNTTDLDATSGMLKQNTVMKCKGKWYGKHKSHWHKAKKNKKNKKWYANGKSLGSKKPKACK from the coding sequence ATGAAAAAAAAGATATTAACTATTCTACTTGCTTTAACATTTAGTTTTTCAATTCTAACAACAACTAATACTACTGACTTAGATGCAACATCAGGAATGCTTAAACAAAATACTGTTATGAAGTGTAAAGGTAAATGGTATGGAAAACATAAAAGTCATTGGCATAAGGCAAAAAAGAATAAGAAAAATAAAAAATGGTATGCTAATGGTAAGAGCTTAGGTTCAAAAAAGCCAAAAGCTTGTAAATAA
- a CDS encoding uncharacterized protein YozE (UPF0346 family) (product_source=COG4479; cath_funfam=1.10.150.260; cog=COG4479; pfam=PF06855; superfamily=140652) has product MTFKDWIQGFAKMDHPFAEIATAIYEDDNFPTDDDYEKIIVYVKQQVDLENKIQSISDAIEEYKKNK; this is encoded by the coding sequence ATGACATTCAAAGATTGGATTCAAGGTTTTGCAAAAATGGATCATCCATTTGCAGAAATCGCAACAGCTATTTATGAAGATGACAATTTTCCAACTGATGATGATTATGAAAAAATAATTGTTTATGTTAAACAACAAGTTGATTTGGAAAATAAAATACAATCAATTAGTGATGCGATTGAGGAATATAAAAAAAATAAATAA